The Neomonachus schauinslandi chromosome 4, ASM220157v2, whole genome shotgun sequence genome includes a region encoding these proteins:
- the LOC110574961 gene encoding olfactory receptor 2A12-like has product MQEPNQSSVTEFILLGFSFNSRTTPLLFSAFLMTYLLIILGNSLITILICLNSHLHTPMYFFIGILSMLDLGYTTTTVPQMLVHLASQKKTISFASCVAQTYIFLVLGITESWLFTMMSIDRYVAICHPLRYKVIMSPWLCGVMVTFCGLWGVISALIYTVFAMRLPYCGPNKINHFFCEVPAVLKLACADTSVNDWVDFILGFSVILVPLSLILVIYVNIFIAISRIRSVQGRLKAFSTCASHITVVTMFCVPAMVMYMKPSSEASPEDDKKLALFYNVISAFLNPIIYSLWNKDVKRAFFKAAGWGRAPE; this is encoded by the coding sequence ATGCAAGAGCCTAACCAGTCCTCTGTGACTGAATTCATCCTTCTGGGCTTTTCCTTTAACTCCAGGACAACTCCTCTGCTCTTCTCAGCCTTCCTGATGACCTACCTGTTGATTATTCTGGGCAACAGCTTAATCACCATCCTCATCTGCCTGAACTCACACctccacacacccatgtacttcttTATTGGCATCCTTTCCATGTTGGATCTGGGCTATACCACAACAACTGTGCCCCAGATGTTGGTACATCTAGCCAGCCAGAAGAAGACCATCTCTTTTGCCAGCTGTGTGGCCCAAACGTACATTTTCTTGGTGCTAGGCATCACCGAGTCCTGGCTCTTCACCATGATGTCTATAGACAGGTATGTGGCCATCTGCCACCCACTCAGGTACAAGGTCATCATGAGCCCATGGCTATGTGGGGTAATGGTCACTTTCTGTGGACTCTGGGGTGTCATCTCTGCTCTTATCTACACTGTCTTTGCCATGCGTCTGCCATACTGTGGCCCCAACAAGATCAACCACTTCTTCTGTGAAGTCCCTGCAGTCTTAAAGCTGGCTTGTGCAGACACCTCAGTCAATGACTGGGTAGACTTCATTCTTGGCTTTAGTGTCATCCTGGTCCCACTCTCCCTTATCCTTGTCATTTATGTCAACATCTTCATTGCCATCTCAAGGATCCGTTCAGTCCAGGGGCGACTGAAGGCCTTCTCTACTTGTGCCTCCCATATCACTGTGGTCACCATGTTCTGTGTGCCAGCCATGGTCATGTATATGAAGCCTAGCTCTGAAGCCTCCCCAGAGGATGACAAAAAGTTGGCCCTGTTCTATAATGTCATCTCTGCTTTCCTCAACCCCATCATCTACAGCCTGTGGAACAAGGACGTGAAGAGGGCTTTCTTCAAGGcagcaggctggggcagggccccAGAATGA
- the LOC110574962 gene encoding LOW QUALITY PROTEIN: olfactory receptor 2A12-like (The sequence of the model RefSeq protein was modified relative to this genomic sequence to represent the inferred CDS: inserted 1 base in 1 codon) has protein sequence MQSLGKENHTSVSEFILLGFSSESQVRIALFSFFLLLYLITLLGNGLIVTLIYLDSHLHTPMYFFLSVLSLVDMSYVTTTVTQMLVNMVCPKKTISWGACAAQMFIFLVLGIAECVLYAIMAYDRYVAICFPLHYPLLMSRPICIKMVTGCWSISIAGXLIYTIFTMHLPYCGPHKINHFFCEIPAVLKLACADTSFNDRLDFILGFILLLVPFSLILASCVRIFASILRIHSSQGRLKSFSTCASHITVVIMFYGPAMIIYMRPGSWYDPERDKKLALFYNVVSAFLNPIIYSFWNKDVKRAFLNVLGNRRTAQ, from the exons ATGCAGAGCCTTGGCAAGGAGAACCACACCTCTGTGTCTGAGTTCATCCTCCTGGGGTTCTCCAGTGAGTCACAGGTCAGAATAGCCCtgttctccttcttccttctcctctaccTCATCACTCTTCTGGGAAATGGACTCATCGTCACCCTGATCTACCTAGACTCACACctccacacacccatgtacttcttTCTCAGTGTCCTCTCCTTGGTGGACATGAGTTATGTCACTACCACCGTGACCCAGATGTTGGTTAATATGGTGTGTCCAAAGAAAACCATCTCCTGGGGGGCTTGTGCAGCCCAGATGTTTATCTTCTTGGTCCTGGGCATTGCTGAGTGTGTCCTCTATGCCATTATGGCCTATGACAGGTATGTGGCCATTTGCTTCCCCCTTCATTATCCCCTACTCATGAGCCGTCCTATTTGTATCAAGATGGTCACAGGCTGTTGGTCCATTAGCATAGCTG CCCTGATCTACACCATCTTCACCATGCATCTGCCTTATTGTGGCCCCCACAAGATAAACCACTTCTTCTGTGAGATCCCTGCCGTCCTGAAATTGGCTTGTGCAGATACTTCCTTCAATGACCGTTTGGATTTCATCTTGGGTTTCATCCTGCTCTTGGTCCCGTTCTCCCTCATCCTGGCCTCCTGTGTCCGAATCTTTGCCTCCATCTTAAGAATCCATTCATCCCAGGGGAGGCTCAAGTCTTTCTCCACATGTGCTTCCCACATCACTGTGGTCATCATGTTCTATGGGCCAGCCATGATCATATACATGAGGCCCGGCTCCTGGTATGACCCAGAGCGGGACAAGAAACTAGCCCTGTTCTACAACGTTGTCTCCGCCTTCCTCAACCCCATCATCTACAGCTTCTGGAACAAAGATGTTAAAAGAGCCTTCCTGAATGTACTTGGTAACAGAAGAACTGCTCAGTGA